In Oscillatoria acuminata PCC 6304, a single window of DNA contains:
- a CDS encoding SPFH domain-containing protein: MNTFFAFIVPLIFGILGYTVSAVKVINEGNEALVERLGRFNRKLSPGPNLVFPYVESIVVEDTTREQVLDVPPQNAITKDNVAIKLDAVVYWKIMDLQKAYYEINNINLAIKNLVLTTLRSTIGHMELEQTFYSTDEINRRVLKSLDEATFSWGIKVLRVEVQDLDPPKTVLESMEMQRASEIRKRATIVDAEATAESVQLILDLLQPQMTTTEVMKYLLAKRYVDANEKLSESPNSKVIFMDPKALNDTLSELIYMPEIGQHLNNPNNPPPGGNPPPTPPGNGSNPT, encoded by the coding sequence ATGAATACATTTTTTGCCTTCATCGTTCCCCTAATTTTTGGCATTCTCGGTTATACCGTTAGCGCCGTTAAAGTCATTAATGAAGGAAACGAAGCCTTAGTGGAACGGTTGGGCCGATTTAATCGAAAACTGAGTCCCGGTCCTAATTTAGTGTTTCCCTATGTTGAAAGTATCGTGGTAGAAGATACGACTCGGGAACAGGTTTTAGATGTTCCGCCTCAAAATGCCATTACCAAGGATAACGTCGCGATTAAATTAGATGCGGTGGTCTATTGGAAAATCATGGACTTACAAAAGGCTTATTATGAAATTAATAACATTAATTTAGCGATTAAAAACTTGGTTTTAACGACGCTACGTTCCACCATTGGTCACATGGAATTGGAACAAACCTTTTATTCAACGGATGAGATTAATCGGCGGGTTTTAAAGAGTTTAGATGAGGCGACTTTTAGCTGGGGAATTAAAGTCTTGCGGGTGGAAGTGCAAGACCTTGACCCACCCAAAACAGTTTTAGAATCAATGGAAATGCAACGGGCTTCGGAAATTCGCAAACGAGCAACCATTGTTGATGCTGAGGCAACTGCTGAGTCTGTCCAATTGATTTTAGACTTGCTCCAACCCCAGATGACTACCACGGAAGTGATGAAATATTTGCTGGCTAAACGCTATGTGGATGCCAATGAAAAATTGAGCGAAAGTCCTAATTCTAAGGTGATTTTCATGGATCCGAAGGCGTTAAATGATACTCTATCCGAGCTAATTTATATGCCGGAAATCGGCCAACACCTGAATAACCCGAATAATCCTCCTCCAGGAGGAAATCCTCCCCCCACTCCACCGGGAAATGGCTCGAATCCTACTTAG
- a CDS encoding alpha/beta hydrolase: protein MKQTQIIGWGSSGKLSGNLGFNRRFRRWHHRAIAPLIAAMLAVASGANVATLAAESLTFRLGPWQGSIALDDLEEYARTGELPGNLAPLGPFLPDGLQEVLAQRVEIDPDIGDRALDRLITSPQGNRFVRAIFLLVPDSTIDQIKDAIKLVATQGNGLSLLGILKALPGDNIVFDATSAIGVASRLNLPYLEGQILRSRLESDLELETEPFYSSFDPALPGSQTVSQQTLTFRDRQRNREITTEIYSGNNPQGPLAVISHGFASNRFLLEYLAQHLASHGITVVSIEHPDINEESVANLPLTLDPTNLIPASVFLDLPKDVSFILDELAEINRQPGSLAGQFNTEQTLVIGHSFGGYASLALAGGELNLNELREFCEGGRKLGRSPADLVQCAATELPGNRITLRDRRIKQAVAINPTVGNLFGDKGLGKIDIPILLVASSDDSWTPAVNHQLRPFTQLREPKYLLTAIGGTHFSTTDPSRPSLLERETALPDDPSREQTENLRLLLRGVTLAFVKQQTPEARTYAPFLSAAYAQSLGTEETALRLNETLPTRLARWLATSEAALGRLD from the coding sequence GTGAAACAAACTCAAATAATCGGCTGGGGTTCATCAGGAAAATTATCGGGAAATTTGGGCTTTAATCGCCGGTTTAGACGGTGGCATCACCGGGCGATCGCACCCCTGATTGCGGCAATGCTGGCAGTCGCCTCCGGTGCAAATGTCGCCACTCTTGCCGCCGAAAGTTTGACCTTTCGTCTCGGTCCCTGGCAAGGCTCGATCGCCCTGGATGATTTAGAAGAGTATGCTAGAACTGGCGAACTTCCCGGCAATCTCGCCCCCCTAGGTCCCTTTTTACCAGACGGATTGCAAGAGGTATTGGCACAACGGGTGGAAATTGACCCGGATATTGGCGATCGCGCCCTGGATCGACTCATCACCTCCCCCCAAGGCAACCGCTTTGTTCGCGCCATTTTCTTACTCGTTCCTGATAGCACCATTGACCAAATTAAAGATGCCATTAAACTCGTTGCTACTCAAGGCAATGGTCTGAGTTTATTAGGCATTTTAAAAGCCTTACCTGGGGATAATATTGTCTTTGATGCCACTTCGGCGATCGGTGTCGCATCTCGACTGAATCTGCCCTATTTAGAAGGGCAAATTTTGCGATCGCGTTTAGAAAGTGACCTGGAACTAGAAACCGAACCCTTTTACTCTAGTTTCGACCCCGCCTTACCCGGTTCGCAAACGGTTTCTCAACAAACCCTCACCTTTCGCGATCGCCAGCGCAACCGCGAAATTACCACCGAAATCTATAGTGGCAATAATCCCCAAGGACCTCTGGCGGTTATTTCTCACGGATTTGCCTCCAATCGCTTCTTATTAGAATATTTAGCCCAACATTTGGCATCCCACGGCATCACCGTTGTCTCCATCGAACATCCTGACATTAATGAGGAATCCGTCGCCAACCTCCCCCTTACCCTCGACCCCACCAACCTGATTCCCGCTTCCGTCTTTTTAGATTTACCCAAAGATGTCAGTTTTATCCTCGATGAACTCGCAGAAATTAACCGCCAACCGGGTTCGTTAGCGGGTCAATTCAATACCGAACAAACCCTAGTGATCGGCCATTCTTTTGGGGGATATGCGAGTTTAGCTTTAGCGGGGGGTGAGTTGAATTTAAACGAATTACGAGAGTTTTGTGAAGGGGGGCGAAAATTGGGCCGATCGCCAGCGGATTTAGTCCAATGTGCCGCCACGGAATTACCCGGCAATCGGATTACCTTGCGCGATCGCCGGATTAAACAGGCAGTCGCCATCAATCCCACCGTCGGCAACCTCTTCGGAGACAAGGGACTCGGTAAAATCGACATCCCCATTCTGCTTGTCGCCAGCAGCGATGATTCCTGGACCCCGGCAGTGAACCATCAATTGCGACCCTTTACCCAACTGCGCGAGCCCAAATATCTACTCACGGCGATCGGGGGCACTCATTTCAGTACCACCGACCCCAGTCGCCCCAGTCTCTTAGAACGAGAAACTGCCTTACCCGACGACCCCTCTCGGGAACAGACGGAAAACCTCCGCCTATTACTGCGCGGCGTCACCTTGGCATTTGTCAAGCAGCAGACCCCAGAAGCGCGGACCTACGCCCCATTTTTAAGCGCTGCCTACGCCCAATCCTTGGGAACGGAAGAAACAGCCCTGCGCCTCAATGAAACCCTCCCCACGCGCTTGGCGCGCTGGTTGGCAACCAGTGAAGCGGCCCTCGGGCGGTTGGATTGA
- a CDS encoding Rpn family recombination-promoting nuclease/putative transposase produces MRTDTIFYTIFQKYPTIFFELLHRPIQEASAYQFTSIEVKQLAFRIDGVFMPTEEEPNRPFYLTEVQFQPDDELYYRIFAELFIYLRQYKPANPWQVVIIYPNRRIEPKDQVQFQELLNCDRVTRIYLDELEPEGESTLGLGVVKLIIEPETAAVETAKRLIAQAAIELPNPNHQRDLIELIETIIIYKLTTKSPEEIAAMLELKSWKDNRFYQESVAEGIEEGLKRGKIEGKMEAKIEAVQPLIRQGLSLEAIAECLQLPLDLVREAAEDSNSQED; encoded by the coding sequence ATGAGAACCGACACGATTTTTTATACCATATTCCAAAAATATCCCACTATCTTCTTTGAATTACTCCACCGTCCCATTCAAGAAGCCAGTGCCTATCAGTTCACCTCCATTGAAGTCAAACAATTGGCTTTTCGGATTGATGGAGTATTCATGCCAACCGAGGAGGAACCCAACCGACCCTTTTACCTCACCGAAGTGCAATTTCAACCCGATGATGAGCTTTATTATCGGATTTTTGCGGAACTCTTTATCTACCTGCGCCAATACAAACCAGCAAATCCCTGGCAAGTCGTCATCATTTACCCCAATCGGCGCATCGAACCCAAAGACCAGGTACAATTTCAGGAACTGCTCAACTGCGATCGGGTCACCCGCATCTACTTGGATGAACTCGAACCGGAAGGGGAAAGCACATTAGGTCTGGGAGTTGTTAAACTAATCATAGAACCGGAAACTGCTGCGGTAGAAACAGCCAAACGCCTAATCGCCCAAGCCGCGATCGAACTCCCCAATCCCAACCACCAACGGGACCTCATCGAACTGATTGAAACCATCATCATTTACAAGTTAACCACCAAAAGTCCAGAGGAAATAGCCGCTATGTTAGAACTAAAAAGTTGGAAAGACAATCGTTTCTATCAAGAAAGCGTTGCCGAGGGTATAGAAGAGGGTCTGAAAAGAGGCAAAATTGAAGGGAAAATGGAGGCCAAAATTGAGGCAGTTCAACCTTTAATCCGGCAGGGCTTAAGTTTAGAAGCTATTGCTGAATGCTTGCAATTGCCATTAGATTTAGTTCGGGAAGCTGCCGAAGATAGCAATAGTCAGGAGGATTAA
- a CDS encoding WD40 repeat domain-containing protein, producing the protein MAHTGSVDSLAFSPDRKYLASAGGDGVVRLWDVADLQS; encoded by the coding sequence TTGGCACATACGGGGTCGGTGGATAGCTTGGCCTTCAGTCCTGATCGCAAATATCTCGCCTCCGCAGGTGGTGATGGTGTGGTCCGGTTGTGGGATGTGGCAGATCTCCAGAGTTGA
- a CDS encoding protein kinase domain-containing protein, whose translation MRCLNCHAEGIPSTNQYCPKCGAHLPALQQNLLPEQTRLKADTYEIEYALGRGGFGITYRAHHIGLEQPVAIKEYYPQELAHRHSNNGGLTVPQNKTEMYQRWLTRFLREGRILAKLNHPSLVRVQDLFEERNTAYLVMELLSGKTLGQELDEQPGKNLDPQRVREIITSLVSALAATHQAGVYHLDLKPDNILLTPEGRIVLIDFGAAKQESATIGPTRSTRAFTPDYAPPELIGNQAIGPESDIFELGMLLHQMLTGTLPPPALSRLIGEPWEPQLQEPWQSLVASALPLQKNQRPNNISEWWKTAASQVNSYPNLPSTKPSVPKPQVSPPILKPQPTSASAPGKSVIDLRGYFILPELQAQGMVRRFGRGTIKNVLLLNQELAIVCAGGGSALFNLSSGEVLWEIDCPANSGAVSLDRKLLALGGQQAIYLWDVTTGQFLRQIQGHPNRVDSVAFSPDGKFLASGSLDKTVRLWDAATGRELCQLCEHTKSVVSVAFSPDGKFLASGSWDKTVRLWDPSTGRELHQLYGHTDLVKSVGFSSDGKFLASGSLDKTVRLWDAATGRELRQLCGHTSSVKSVGFSPDGKVLASGSKDKTVRLWDAATGRELRQLCGHPDPVDSVAFSPDGKFLASGSLDKTVRLWDAATGRELRQLCEYTSSVKSVAFSPDSKVLASGSKDKTVRLWDTVTGRELRQLCGHTSSVDSVAFSSDGKFLASGSLDKTVWLWDAATGRGLRQLCGHTYSVISVAFSPDGKFLASGSWDNTVRLWDAATGRELRQLCGHTLSLDSVAFSPDGQVLAYGGWDNTVRLWDAATGRELRQLCGYPDSAKSMAFSPDGQVLASGGLDNTVRLWDTATGKELRIAN comes from the coding sequence ATGCGTTGTTTAAACTGTCATGCAGAAGGCATCCCGTCAACGAATCAATACTGCCCAAAATGCGGCGCTCATTTACCCGCACTCCAGCAAAACCTCCTGCCGGAACAGACCCGCTTAAAAGCCGACACCTACGAAATCGAATATGCATTAGGACGAGGCGGATTTGGGATTACCTATCGAGCGCATCATATTGGCCTGGAACAACCTGTTGCTATCAAAGAATACTATCCCCAAGAACTTGCCCATCGCCACAGCAACAATGGGGGATTAACCGTTCCGCAAAACAAAACGGAAATGTATCAGCGTTGGTTAACCCGATTTTTGCGAGAAGGGCGGATTTTAGCCAAACTGAATCATCCCAGTTTAGTGCGAGTGCAAGACTTATTTGAAGAAAGAAACACCGCCTATCTGGTGATGGAACTGCTCTCGGGAAAAACATTAGGGCAAGAGTTAGACGAGCAGCCTGGGAAAAATTTAGACCCACAACGAGTTAGGGAAATCATCACATCTTTAGTCAGTGCTTTAGCGGCAACTCATCAAGCTGGAGTCTATCATCTCGACCTCAAACCGGACAATATCCTCCTGACACCGGAAGGGCGAATCGTCTTAATCGATTTTGGGGCAGCCAAACAAGAAAGCGCCACCATTGGTCCCACCCGGAGTACCCGAGCATTTACACCAGATTACGCCCCACCGGAACTGATTGGCAACCAGGCGATCGGGCCAGAAAGCGATATTTTTGAACTGGGGATGCTCCTACATCAAATGCTCACCGGGACCCTACCGCCTCCAGCCCTGAGTCGCCTCATCGGAGAACCCTGGGAACCCCAATTACAGGAACCCTGGCAGAGTTTAGTCGCTTCTGCCTTACCGCTACAGAAAAATCAGCGACCTAACAATATCAGTGAGTGGTGGAAAACGGCAGCATCTCAGGTAAATAGCTATCCAAATCTCCCCTCTACAAAACCCTCAGTCCCCAAACCCCAGGTTTCACCCCCTATTTTAAAGCCCCAGCCAACAAGTGCGTCTGCTCCCGGCAAAAGCGTAATAGATCTGCGCGGCTATTTTATCTTGCCGGAACTCCAAGCACAGGGAATGGTGCGGCGTTTTGGGCGTGGAACAATTAAAAATGTGCTCCTGCTGAATCAGGAATTGGCGATTGTCTGTGCCGGGGGTGGTTCGGCATTGTTTAACCTCAGCAGTGGTGAGGTACTCTGGGAAATCGACTGCCCTGCTAATTCTGGGGCCGTGAGTCTGGACAGAAAACTGTTAGCTTTAGGGGGGCAACAAGCTATTTACCTGTGGGATGTAACGACAGGGCAATTCCTACGTCAGATTCAGGGACATCCCAACAGAGTAGACAGCGTGGCCTTCAGTCCCGATGGCAAATTCCTCGCTTCTGGGAGTTTGGATAAGACCGTGCGGCTGTGGGATGCAGCTACGGGAAGGGAACTGTGCCAACTCTGTGAACATACGAAGTCAGTGGTTAGCGTGGCCTTTAGTCCCGATGGCAAATTCCTCGCTTCTGGAAGTTGGGATAAAACCGTGCGGCTGTGGGATCCCTCTACAGGAAGGGAACTGCACCAACTCTATGGACATACCGACTTGGTGAAAAGCGTGGGCTTCAGTTCCGATGGCAAATTTCTTGCTTCTGGGAGTTTGGATAAAACCGTGCGGCTGTGGGATGCAGCTACGGGAAGGGAACTGCGCCAACTCTGTGGACATACGAGTTCAGTAAAAAGCGTGGGCTTCAGTCCCGATGGCAAAGTCCTTGCTTCTGGGAGTAAGGATAAGACCGTGCGGCTGTGGGATGCAGCTACGGGAAGGGAACTGCGCCAACTCTGTGGACATCCCGACCCGGTGGATAGCGTCGCCTTCAGTCCCGATGGCAAATTTCTCGCTTCTGGGAGTTTGGATAAAACCGTGCGGCTGTGGGATGCAGCTACGGGAAGGGAACTGCGCCAACTCTGTGAATACACGAGTTCAGTAAAAAGTGTGGCCTTCAGTCCCGATAGCAAAGTCCTTGCTTCTGGGAGTAAGGATAAGACCGTGCGGCTGTGGGATACAGTTACGGGAAGGGAACTGCGCCAACTCTGTGGACATACGAGTTCAGTGGATAGCGTGGCCTTCAGTTCCGATGGCAAATTTCTTGCTTCTGGGAGTTTGGATAAAACCGTGTGGCTGTGGGATGCAGCTACGGGAAGGGGACTGCGCCAACTCTGTGGACATACCTACTCCGTGATTAGCGTGGCCTTCAGTCCCGATGGCAAATTTCTCGCTTCTGGAAGTTGGGATAATACCGTGCGGCTGTGGGATGCAGCTACGGGAAGGGAACTGCGCCAACTCTGTGGACATACGCTTTCATTAGATAGCGTGGCCTTCAGTCCCGATGGCCAAGTCCTCGCTTATGGGGGTTGGGACAATACTGTGCGGCTGTGGGATGCAGCTACGGGAAGGGAACTGCGCCAACTCTGTGGATATCCTGACTCAGCGAAAAGCATGGCCTTCAGTCCCGATGGTCAAGTCCTTGCTTCTGGGGGTTTAGATAATACTGTGAGACTGTGGGATACCGCTACGGGAAAGGAACTAAGGATCGCAAATTAA
- a CDS encoding TIGR04168 family protein, whose translation MFGHNHQKSQIKIAIVGDVHEQWEPADGEALIQLGVDLALFVGDFGNESVPIVRAIAALDIPKAVTFGNHDAWFTATDWGRKTCPYNRRSEDWVQSQLDILGETHVGYGKLDFPEFGLTVVGARPFSWGGSEWKYADFYSDRCDVSSFVESTDRIMAAVKRASFDTIIFLGHNGPKGLGDRPEDPCGKDWKPLGGDFGDPDFADAIAQTRKMGKTIPLVTFGHMHHRLRHTKTELRKSLHTTSDGTVYLNAARVPRIVPTKTGQLRNFSLVELEGNTVTRASLVWVDQNFAVASEEVLYQQHPESVATLA comes from the coding sequence ATGTTCGGACACAATCATCAGAAAAGTCAGATTAAAATTGCCATTGTTGGGGATGTACATGAACAATGGGAACCCGCCGATGGGGAAGCGCTGATCCAACTTGGGGTTGATTTGGCGCTGTTTGTGGGAGATTTTGGCAATGAGTCGGTCCCCATTGTCCGGGCGATCGCCGCCTTGGATATTCCCAAAGCGGTGACGTTTGGAAACCATGACGCTTGGTTCACGGCAACGGACTGGGGTCGCAAAACCTGTCCTTACAATCGTCGGAGTGAGGATTGGGTCCAGTCCCAACTGGATATCCTTGGCGAGACTCATGTGGGGTATGGCAAGTTAGATTTTCCCGAGTTTGGACTGACGGTGGTGGGGGCACGGCCCTTTAGCTGGGGAGGGTCCGAATGGAAATATGCCGATTTTTATAGCGATCGCTGCGATGTCAGCAGTTTTGTGGAGTCTACCGATCGCATTATGGCAGCGGTTAAACGCGCCAGCTTCGATACGATTATTTTTCTGGGACATAATGGACCCAAAGGGTTAGGCGATCGCCCGGAAGACCCCTGCGGCAAAGATTGGAAACCCTTGGGAGGCGACTTTGGGGACCCGGATTTTGCGGATGCGATCGCCCAAACCCGCAAAATGGGCAAAACCATCCCCCTCGTCACCTTCGGACATATGCACCACCGCCTCCGCCACACCAAAACCGAGTTGCGGAAATCCCTACATACCACCAGCGATGGCACCGTTTACCTGAATGCAGCCCGCGTCCCCCGGATTGTCCCCACAAAAACGGGGCAATTACGCAACTTCTCCCTGGTTGAATTAGAAGGGAATACCGTGACTCGCGCTTCCCTGGTTTGGGTGGATCAAAATTTTGCAGTCGCCTCGGAGGAGGTGCTCTACCAACAACACCCGGAATCCGTTGCCACCCTCGCCTAG
- the nadA gene encoding quinolinate synthase NadA — protein sequence MFTATLSPPNSAQTSAIPDDLFAAIESLKQELNAVILAHYYQEPDIQDIADYIGDSLELSRKAANTNADVIVFAGVHFMAETAKILNPNKLVLLPDLDAGCSLADSCPPDAFGEFKAAHPDHIVISYINCSAAIKAMSDIICTSSNAVKLVRQIPENQPIIFAPDRNLGRYVMEQTGRDMVLWQGSCMVHETFSEKKMVQLKIQHPEAEIIAHPECEPPVLRHANYVGSTSALLNYAQNSDSSVFIVATEPGIIHQMQKQAQDKQFIPAPPMNSCACNECPHMRLNTLEKLYLAMKNRAPEITLPEETRVAALRPIQRMLEMSA from the coding sequence GTGTTTACTGCTACTTTATCCCCGCCCAATTCTGCCCAAACCTCCGCGATTCCAGACGATTTATTTGCCGCCATTGAATCCCTGAAACAGGAACTCAATGCCGTGATTCTCGCCCACTACTACCAAGAACCGGACATTCAGGATATTGCGGACTATATCGGCGACTCCCTGGAACTGTCGCGCAAAGCAGCCAATACAAACGCCGATGTCATCGTTTTTGCCGGAGTTCACTTCATGGCAGAAACGGCCAAAATCCTTAATCCCAATAAACTGGTGTTGCTTCCCGACTTGGATGCCGGTTGTTCCCTCGCTGATAGTTGTCCTCCCGATGCCTTTGGGGAATTTAAAGCCGCTCATCCGGATCATATTGTCATCTCTTACATTAACTGCTCGGCGGCGATTAAAGCCATGAGCGACATTATTTGCACCAGTTCTAATGCCGTCAAACTGGTGCGCCAAATTCCCGAAAATCAGCCGATTATTTTTGCCCCAGACCGCAATTTAGGCCGGTATGTAATGGAGCAAACGGGCCGGGATATGGTCTTGTGGCAAGGCAGTTGTATGGTGCATGAAACCTTTTCGGAAAAGAAAATGGTTCAGCTTAAAATTCAACATCCTGAAGCCGAAATCATTGCTCATCCGGAGTGTGAACCCCCGGTGTTACGCCATGCCAATTATGTGGGTTCAACTAGTGCGTTGTTAAATTATGCTCAAAATAGTGACAGCAGCGTGTTTATCGTTGCTACTGAACCGGGAATCATTCATCAAATGCAAAAACAAGCGCAAGATAAACAGTTTATTCCTGCGCCACCGATGAATAGTTGTGCTTGTAATGAATGCCCTCACATGAGGCTGAATACCCTAGAAAAATTATATCTAGCGATGAAAAATCGGGCTCCGGAGATTACCTTACCGGAGGAAACACGGGTGGCAGCTTTGCGCCCGATTCAACGAATGCTAGAAATGAGCGCGTAA
- a CDS encoding TerB family tellurite resistance protein — translation MQPPPPPSITPRQMNLLRVVTAMAWADGELAAEEVDIMLDRFSRLFSVSPQQQDKLKEELRDYMMQNIPLEELIPKLTTQPERELVLQLGYEVIASSARTPDEPNINAEEAEAYQKLVSLLNLPADVVPRIEAEAEKSLQNEEGIIEKLASQLQAFLNQ, via the coding sequence ATGCAGCCCCCACCCCCACCTTCCATCACCCCCCGTCAGATGAACCTGTTACGAGTCGTAACAGCAATGGCATGGGCGGATGGTGAACTCGCGGCAGAAGAAGTCGATATCATGCTCGATCGCTTTAGTCGGTTATTTTCCGTCAGCCCCCAACAACAAGACAAACTCAAAGAAGAACTGCGGGACTACATGATGCAAAATATCCCGCTGGAAGAATTAATCCCTAAACTCACCACCCAACCGGAACGGGAACTGGTTCTGCAACTCGGCTATGAAGTCATCGCCTCCAGTGCTCGGACTCCCGATGAACCTAATATTAATGCTGAAGAAGCTGAAGCCTACCAAAAACTCGTGTCCCTCCTGAATTTGCCCGCAGATGTCGTTCCACGCATCGAAGCCGAAGCTGAAAAAAGTTTACAAAATGAGGAAGGAATTATCGAGAAACTTGCATCTCAACTTCAAGCCTTTCTGAATCAATAA
- the ltrA gene encoding group II intron reverse transcriptase/maturase, which produces MTKSRGRKGFGKRGPSETTNVWKAINWAKVQRYVFKLQKRIFQAAKSGQDAKARRWQRLLVKSYYARLLAVRRVTQDNQGKKTAGIDGVVIISPNQRLGLAEEIKGRLKAKPLRRVWIPKPGRDEKRPIGIPTIRDRARQALVKAALEPEWESKFEGTSYGFRPGRSAHDAIVRIYAAIKMNSYYVLDADIAKCFDLINPEHLLSKIHCPSRLKRDLKQWLKAGVLDNGVFEETYAGTAQGGVISPLLANIALDGMARLIETKFPKKNSVVQATLIRYADDFVVISPRLEVIEQCQTAISEWLKPIGLEIKPFKTRVCHTLKPIQYDGKTEEPGFNFLGFNIRQYPVGKYKSGKTGGGASRLIGHKTHIKPSKDAVKAHIEAIKGVIKQHKTAPQSALISRLNPIIQGWSNYYSGAVSGKTFTKLDYTVWQILRAWTVSRCGKANHPKLRNYFRPGTVKLVNGKERHESWMFQTPDGLRLFKHNWTPIVRHTLVRPDATPYDGNWTYWATRKGQAIETPTRVAKLLKKQKGRCTWCGQYFTPSDLVEVDHIQPRSQGGKDEYKNLQLLHRHCHDEKTALDAAKAVSLTKEHSN; this is translated from the coding sequence ATGACGAAATCGAGAGGAAGGAAAGGCTTCGGAAAACGGGGACCCTCCGAGACTACGAATGTATGGAAGGCTATCAATTGGGCAAAAGTCCAACGATATGTCTTTAAGCTCCAAAAGAGGATATTCCAAGCGGCTAAATCGGGACAGGATGCAAAGGCTAGAAGATGGCAACGTCTATTGGTGAAGTCATACTATGCCAGGCTCCTAGCGGTGCGGCGAGTAACCCAAGACAACCAAGGTAAAAAGACAGCCGGAATAGATGGGGTGGTAATAATCTCCCCGAATCAAAGGCTAGGATTAGCCGAGGAAATCAAGGGAAGACTTAAGGCTAAACCACTAAGACGGGTGTGGATACCAAAACCCGGCAGGGATGAGAAACGCCCCATAGGAATACCCACAATCCGAGACAGAGCAAGGCAAGCCCTGGTTAAGGCGGCACTCGAACCTGAATGGGAATCGAAGTTTGAAGGCACAAGCTATGGGTTCAGACCGGGTAGGTCAGCTCATGACGCAATTGTCCGAATATATGCTGCCATAAAAATGAATAGCTACTACGTGCTTGATGCGGACATAGCGAAGTGCTTCGACCTAATTAACCCTGAACACCTACTGTCCAAAATTCATTGTCCAAGCCGCCTGAAAAGAGACCTGAAACAATGGTTAAAAGCAGGAGTGCTGGATAACGGCGTATTTGAGGAAACTTATGCAGGGACAGCACAAGGAGGGGTAATAAGTCCACTACTAGCCAACATCGCACTGGATGGAATGGCTAGGCTAATTGAGACAAAGTTTCCTAAGAAAAATAGTGTGGTACAAGCCACTCTAATAAGATACGCTGATGATTTCGTAGTCATATCACCAAGACTCGAAGTCATTGAACAGTGCCAAACTGCTATTTCCGAATGGTTAAAACCTATAGGATTAGAAATTAAACCGTTCAAGACCCGAGTGTGTCATACACTAAAACCCATCCAATATGATGGAAAAACCGAAGAACCCGGATTCAATTTCCTAGGATTCAACATCAGGCAGTACCCGGTCGGAAAATACAAGTCTGGGAAAACAGGTGGAGGAGCCAGCCGATTAATCGGACACAAAACCCACATCAAACCCAGCAAAGATGCAGTTAAAGCCCATATAGAGGCGATTAAGGGTGTAATAAAACAACATAAGACTGCACCCCAATCAGCCCTGATTAGCCGACTCAACCCGATAATTCAAGGATGGTCTAATTACTACTCAGGGGCAGTCTCAGGAAAGACCTTCACCAAACTAGATTACACAGTTTGGCAAATTTTAAGGGCATGGACAGTCTCAAGATGTGGAAAGGCGAACCACCCCAAGCTGAGGAATTACTTTAGACCAGGGACGGTCAAACTTGTCAATGGTAAAGAAAGACATGAATCTTGGATGTTCCAAACTCCAGACGGATTGCGTCTATTCAAACACAACTGGACACCAATTGTCAGACATACCTTAGTGCGCCCGGACGCCACACCATACGACGGAAACTGGACTTACTGGGCAACCAGAAAAGGACAAGCAATCGAAACGCCTACGAGAGTAGCAAAACTGCTCAAGAAGCAAAAAGGCAGGTGTACCTGGTGCGGGCAATATTTCACCCCATCAGATTTAGTGGAAGTAGACCACATTCAGCCTCGAAGCCAAGGTGGAAAGGATGAATACAAAAACCTCCAACTATTACACCGCCACTGTCACGATGAAAAGACGGCCCTAGATGCGGCCAAAGCTGTATCCCTAACAAAGGAGCACTCAAACTAG